The following nucleotide sequence is from Sander vitreus isolate 19-12246 chromosome 3, sanVit1, whole genome shotgun sequence.
cgccatgttgagggttataggtcaccaggttgagggttataggtcgccatgttgagggttataggtcaccaggttgagggttataggttgccaggttgagggttataggtcgccaggttgagggttataggtcgtCAGGTTGAGgtttataggttgccaggttgagggttataggtcgccaggttgagggttataggtcgcCAGAtcgccaggttgagggttataggtcgccaggttgagggttataggtcgccaggttgagggttataggtcgtcaggttgagggttataggtcgccatgttgagggttataggtcgccaggttgagggttataggtcgccaggttgagggttataggtcgccaggttgagggttataggtcaTCAGGTTTAGGGGTTTTAgcgccaggttgagggttataggtcaccaggttgagggttataggtcgccaggttgagggttataggtcgccaggtcgccaggttgagggttataggtcgccaggttgagggttataggtcgccaggttgagggttataggtcgtCAGGTTGAGgtttataggttgccaggttgagggttataggtcgccaggttgagggttataggtcgccaggttgagggttacaggttgccaggttgaggtgaCAAATGGGTTGAACATTGTATACGGTGTGGATTGTGTGAATAGGATGCGTTTCATACAAGATCTGGCAACTGGTCAACATTAGACAAACATATTAGTCCAATTATTTATAAAGAAGTTTCTCGGGAGAAATAACAATCCGGGAGAGTGTCGGCAGGTATGAATAATGTTTAATATTCTTCGCTGTTCTGTCATTATTCTTTAATCTGATATCTATGGATCAGAATATTGTTCTTCATGATGTTAAAGGACCGTAACTGTCAACAAATTCTCATGTTCAGACTCAAACTAGCAGTGGATGTATCGACTAGCTCTATCttctagcttagcacagatcctggaggtaactggctccatctagcctagcttagcacagatcctggaggtaactggctccatctagcctagcttagcacagatgctggaggtaactggctccatctagcctagcttagcacagatcctggaggtaaccggctccatctagcctagcttagcacagatcctggaggtaactggctccatctagcttagcttagcacagatcctggaggtaatctgctccatctagcctagcttagcacagatcctggagataactggttccatctagcctagcttagcacagatcctggaggtaaccggctccatctagcctactgctcccaataagtgacaaaataacaccaacatgttcctatttacatgttgtgatttgtatagtcacagcgtgtacaaataacaaggtcacatgagacacagccatcttctaaccgtatacatactgggaactatattctcagaaggcgaagcactgctacttctgctacttgggcggagtgatatgcccCCCACcccgactctagcaagactctcaggattgCATTCAGATATTGGAAATGTGTCTGCGACAGTGGAAACGCTTTTGGTTTTGGTGTAAGGTCAGcatcatagaaataaaatggacagaaaggccatttccattTAAATTAACGTAGCCGAATGGTCAGAGCGGCAGACATTTTTGCGTGTACCATTGTCATGGTAATGTATAAACTATATCTGACGGAGATGAGGTTTTGCTGTAACGGACAAACAAGCAGAGACGTTATGAGGCAGAGAGGCAGCCACTAAATGAGTCAAGTTAACTTAACCcatgtgttgtcttcccgtgaaacatgaaaaaaacactttttgttgtcgttttttttgacgttgacgttttttttttttacttttttgtgtgttttagtctcttttttccacatttgtattgctttttctgatgtttgtatccctttttttgacattttgtcgcTTTTGCCAGCGTTTTTTGAAGcgtttttcttacttttttacGCTTTGTTCTGgtgttttttaaggtttttttgtcgtttttgatACTTTTCCCAAAGTCTAGGCGCTTATTTGGACGTCCCATATTTCTTCCACCACAGCTAAGTCAACAGGTGTTTACATAAATGAGacatttgtgtttcagagccGGCATTTTAAAGTGAGGTCAATGAAATGTGACGTGCGGCAGAGCTGAGGGTTGGTTTATTCCAGCTGggtgtctttttttgtgttttggtcacttttttccacatttttatagctttttctgatgtttgtatcccttttttttggacattttgttgcttttaccTGGTGTATTTTACTGTCGTTTTTGCctgctttttttccaacattttgacACTTTTCCCAAAGTTTTAGGCTCTTATTTCGACatcccatatttctgatataaaataCTTTGAAAATGAGGCttaatgcttcatccacacaaaacACGTTGTCACGAGTGACAGCTTTAATCAGCTtgttttctgtgaacgatgtggcgAGGGGGTAATGCGGatttagcaagctaacgttagccaactaacaTGTCGTCCAGTGACTGGCTGGCTTGCTGGTTCCGTGCTTTTATGCTGCATTAGTTACAGCCAATGAGCTGAACGGcgggctgggtctaatgttagcggtccgctgaacCCGTTGCCGTTGGGTCTAACTGTCCCTCCTCCTAACTTCCCTCGGCACCGAGAATGTCTTACGAGCTGCGTCGAGCACATTGCATTGACTGTATAAAAAGCTCAGGCTGCTCTCCTCCCATCGAGATGCGACACAGTTTACAGCCCCACTGacaacaatcgccattttgttgtgtaccaatcaaatgaccacggcaaacagttcaatggcctttcaatccattttatttctaaagttGGCATACTGTTCCTCTCCTGCAGATCTCCTTTTCATGACATAAACAACAAGAGAAAGTCAACAGAGCAGCTCTGATGTAGTCtgtccatgacgttccacttccaggatttctccggtgccaccggaaattcagccggatgtcggtaccaacctgatctcacagaattccgtgaaatgaacacggccccttaagttaaggaaaaggtcgtgggtgggtttacggttcagtgacacgcgggaagaacgggacagaaacgaaccccgctctcctgggtgaacgtcctgtgtttgaccatCCACcgccccaaccaacctccttatgcagaATTTCGgcctcttaatgctacgtcatcttctcatcgACTTTACATTGGCGTTGTTTTCCGTGGTTTCCACACggttttttcacacattccgtgccaccaccacgtaatgcgctgttaacaattcgtgatcatttcacggaattctgtgcgaccaggcagatgtccgtcaccttcctctttctttgtgttggcgttctaacctccggtggatttctgaggactatggttaactcctcagatctctgcagggtaaatccagacagctagctagactatctgtccaatctgaggtttctgttgcacgactaaaacaacttttaaacgtacacatgttccaccaaaacaagctccttccagaggctattttgcagaggcaccgtgactccgtctggagcttagcgccgcctaaaacaattgtgattggcttaaagaaatgccaatgaacttgaaatccgacctgctgcagTGCAAACCAGTTAAATATAAAAGCTTGTGATAATAAAACATGTTCTGACTGTAATCAATCAAAGGTTCTCTGTGTTTCAGTCTCCGCTGCTCACATCCTCCGTCTGTACGAGAGGTTTGAGTTTCTGGACGTAGACCAGAGGGGAGAGCTCAGGTCGGTGGACATCTGTGTTTTAACCTGTAATTATCACATTGGAAGCAAAATGTCCATGTGGACAAATTCTGTGTGAAAGGTGTTTGGTCCTGATGGGTTTGGTCTGGACACACATTTGTTTCTAATAGAGAGAGTGGGAACAGTCAGAGGTTATTCAATTATTTTCCTCCCGTATTTCTCATGTTTTATGtgacaaaatgaagaaaagtcggtgccatgtcatttctccgacgctccattgttccgacctctcaataacctgaaaaattccctttggtcctacagcccactagtccaaCGTCCAccagcgatattacgaatcccactatggccacgccaagacccgcccttcaatagcatttattggccaggcgtccatgcttacgcaaggtaacgtaaccccattcatacaggtcctatcccctgaccaatcagctatcctaaccttaaaggagaattctggtcaATTataacacgtagctctgttgttttgaaatgtggagtgctggcagtagcaaaaaaaaactaaaccaatcggtgctgcctacaccatgttatccccctgctagcgttagcacccaacaggcttaaacagggcaggttttaaacgtgttttaagcctgTAAACATGCTcgagatgtcattacaagtgcctccccatgtgcagtgatggaacacagtgaatctgactgctgtagatgtgacagaaaggcataaacgttgtgttaatccagccagtgcacatacctctgattatttcctgttgtccggtcaagtccacactagtcgattgtcgaactcattcaatccaatattccagtcagattcactgtgttccctcggaaggaatcactgcacatgggtagcacttgtaatgacacttcgagcatgtttagaggctaaagaCAAGAggctgtttaagcctgttgggtgctaacgctagcagggggataacacggtgcaggcagcaccgattggtttagtttttctcgctactgacagctctccacatttccaaacaacagagctacgtgttggaatCGACCGGAGTTCTTCTTTAactactcgaggtcaatgcctaaccccaaccaatcgagctgccttgtagggcgggtcttggcgtggccatagtgggattcgtaatttcgcCCCCAAAGGGATGTCGGACTATTgggctgtattgatttttcgggttattgagaggtcagaacaatggagcgtcggagaaatggggCAGTCCCCGAAAAATCTGAAGTTTCTTTGCCGAATTGGCATCTTTAACATAATGAAACACCTCAGTAAAGCTAAAGGTGAAAACACATTTGTGCACCGAGGCTAATGACCGGTGGTGGGAACTATTTCACAGATACTTATGAAGTTACTTATAAGGGTCTAACTTCCAACATCCTCTGCAAAAATCCAGAAGGAAGGTTCAGTTTTTTAAAGACGTTCTTAATTAACGttattcaacgttttttttaatgatagcTGTTCCTAATACTCGACTGAAGTATTCTGAAATGATCTCAGATATCAGTGAtgtttctgtatctgtgtgatatattctctctgtttgtgtttgtgtgtgtctcaggcCTGAGGATTTCGGAGCAATTCGGGAGTTGTCCATGAACCCCATCGGAGACAGAATCATCAGTGCCTTTTTCTCTCCAGGGTGCAGCAGCTTGCTAATGTTACCCCATTTTTATACTGGATTACATCAGATAATAAAATGACAACAATGTTTACATTACAAAAGAGTTACTTTAATATGGACACTGATTAAGCTGCAAAGCACAGCATAGAGTAAACCATTGCAGAGAACATGATTTAAtttctgtattgtttttcaatcATGAAACTGCCTGAACTAACGATGCATAAATCAGAAGATAAAGTCAGTACTTTTGTGAACACAGAAACTTTCAATCCTTCACACAACAAACTGTAACACAACTGGAGTTATGAGAGCAGTTTATAGTCCATCCTGTGTTTGTTGGTCACGttgaacaggaaacaggaaacattacTCATTACTCTTTCCGCTCTCTTTCTCCAGAAAGGAAGCGGTGGACTTTGCCTCCTTCGTTCGGATTCTGGCTCATTTTCGTCCCACGGAAACAAATCGAACCAGAGACGGAGCACAGCCAGAGCCGGCCAACAGCAGGACCAGGAAACTCAAATGTTAGTCCACTTTGGTTTGTTCTGCTTCAACTTTTCATTTCTACTTAGTGAGATGTGATCCACTAATGtcagtccctctgtctgtctgtgtgttcagttGCTTTCCAGTTATATGATcaggacagagatggaaagattTCACGAGAAGAACTTCTCCAGGTCTGTTAAACTCATAACTGTGTATCTGCACACCTCTCTAAATACACAGCTTGGAAACAAACTTCAAATGGTACCACTCAGACTCTGAAATCTGCTTCAGGTCGATGGGTTTCAGGCACATTTATTTGATGGAGCATATGATTACTTCACTATATTACCCAGAGTCCTTGCAATGCAAAAACGGTGCAACTTCAGCAGTATTGCATCTTTCCAGTTCACTCACACGGGCAGCTGTAGTCAGTTTGGATTcacttcactactgtacatcTATATGATTAGTAATCTACAAAAATGACCCTACATGAGGATATACAAATGGGGATAACGGTGCAAAGTTTTAAACAGCCTTCTTGAAGCATGTGATTATTTCAAGATACAAGACATCCACCACTAATTATCCTTATCCTCCGACAGAAAGATATAACAGTATATCATTTGCATATACATTAATGCTGAGAGCCCTAAAGGATTTATGACAACCTCTGgtccgtctggttttattttcttaaaatagcttgtaaaacatcaaccctgttgtccACAGTCAATCTATGAACACCATTTTTTCtggaaaaactgggctattagaatatctgtgctgcagtgaggtcacttgaatgttaaaaaggttgtaggaccataaagacaaataaataaataaaacgaaacatgaatctcacagatatgtattgatatcacacacacagcaataaaagctaagccaatctTCTGTCTAAGTCAGTTTTCATATGTATTAGGAGTCAAACAGTGAAAAAATTAACATTATTACTTATACAGTGGACAAAATAtctacattttttcaaaaaaagtccagacgcttttgtcctcatgacattcacttatgccaataCTCTACTAATGTCATATtcattgatatcacacacacagcaatgccacacaaacatttgtgttgtctaaaacagttatatatatttggagtcctccagtgcaaaaataaacataatgaacattataactcatataaaggacaaactatttacatttcttacatACAGTGAATCAATGTTGGATGTAAAAGCATGGATTAATTGCACAAAGACCCCGAAAATCTCTGGACTTCTAGGCTGGATACAAAACCTTCTGTAAGGGCTAGGAAGACAACAAAGACATCAGCAGAATGGGGCGACTGTTAGCTTTTAGCTCCAAAAGACCGTATGTTTCtattagttattattatacCTTGGAAGGTTAAACATATATTATGTATGTAGAGAAAGGAATTGGGCCCAGAATCGAGCCTTAGAAATTAGGTatgatttcatataaatgaggtttattgacagTGAATTCCAACAGTAAGTAAGTAGAATGACGTTGGCTTAGTAGATAtaacacagaattgggtgatCGTTTATACTTTATAAACAGACTGTgtcaattttgacccgggaAGCCAATACAAGGGTTAAGACGCCAGTCGTTTCTGAATGTGATGATTGATCGGTTGCTAACTGTGACTGACAGGTGCTGCGGATGATGCTGGAGATGCAGGTAACGGAGGAGCAGCTGCAGAGCATCGCCGAGCGAGCCATCCAGGAAGCCGACCTGGACCAAGATGACGCCATCTCCTTCGACGAGTTCAGAAAGGTGAGAGGGGTCGACTTAATTTTGGGACCAAATACACAATTGGGGATATTAATCTAAACCTAAACACTTTagattttagattagattaagaTTCAGCTTTATTGTCATTCTGCAGAGTACAAGgacaatataataatatgaacaatgtatgaacaacatgtacatatatgtgcaatgtagtagcataCATTGACATGACAGTGAcatactagtagtaagaataatatagatatatgcagtgtattaacagaatatataataagagaaacagaataaatatggatatactgAATGAAACATATAGaaagatatgtacagtatgtacagctatgtgcagtgtagTAACATTATAAGAATAGGAAGAAtagtaagaataagtgtatgtgcaggatgaatagtatga
It contains:
- the chp2 gene encoding calcineurin B homologous protein 2 isoform X2 encodes the protein MHRSSCRKLAVLCVSVSAAHILRLYERFEFLDVDQRGELRPEDFGAIRELSMNPIGDRIISAFFSPGKEAVDFASFVRILAHFRPTETNRTRDGAQPEPANSRTRKLKFAFQLYDQDRDGKISREELLQVLRMMLEMQVTEEQLQSIAERAIQEADLDQDDAISFDEFRKSLEKVDIDHKMNIRFLS
- the chp2 gene encoding calcineurin B homologous protein 2 isoform X1, whose translation is MKHLEEYELSMKESTDSSQNAATSVSAAHILRLYERFEFLDVDQRGELRPEDFGAIRELSMNPIGDRIISAFFSPGKEAVDFASFVRILAHFRPTETNRTRDGAQPEPANSRTRKLKFAFQLYDQDRDGKISREELLQVLRMMLEMQVTEEQLQSIAERAIQEADLDQDDAISFDEFRKSLEKVDIDHKMNIRFLS
- the chp2 gene encoding calcineurin B homologous protein 2 isoform X3, which codes for MGSKSSSLNKIPNAQELMQETGFSAAHILRLYERFEFLDVDQRGELRPEDFGAIRELSMNPIGDRIISAFFSPGKEAVDFASFVRILAHFRPTETNRTRDGAQPEPANSRTRKLKFAFQLYDQDRDGKISREELLQVLRMMLEMQVTEEQLQSIAERAIQEADLDQDDAISFDEFRKSLEKVDIDHKMNIRFLS